The Gemmatimonadota bacterium genome has a window encoding:
- a CDS encoding GNAT family N-acetyltransferase codes for MEGPRNLKAREFKSLCTLVNTVFRGDGVGRMEEQYPLLFAPENYDHLLVMVDDGVVVSHVGALTRDISVLGCRMPTMSIGAVATYESHRGQGLATRLMEAAIRKAVEQDAVLMPISGGRGLYTRLGARRIGQYVLYTVPRDLLPGCEVDIRRAEAEDLLEMTRLYAEEPSRYVRSTNDLRMAVDVEWICDRDGETVVIRDGGRPVAYAGIQKRRPDREGEASRARLCEIAGSRFALVRALPDFYERFEVDCIEIVTTSSDRELASLLRPHGVTAAPQGFTGTVLVLQPERLLRAFDEYIADVLGAGTLTWEVSADSAVFRCGGKDHAVASSDLGALVFGVVPPDEDPFETFPAGLLRTAVENVFPVQLPWYGFNFV; via the coding sequence TTGGAAGGTCCACGGAATCTGAAGGCGCGGGAGTTCAAGTCGCTCTGCACGCTCGTCAACACCGTTTTCCGCGGCGATGGCGTGGGACGCATGGAGGAGCAGTATCCGTTGCTCTTCGCGCCGGAGAACTACGACCATCTACTCGTCATGGTCGACGACGGCGTCGTGGTCTCCCACGTGGGTGCGTTGACGCGGGACATCTCCGTGCTCGGTTGCCGGATGCCCACCATGAGCATCGGCGCGGTGGCGACCTACGAATCGCACCGGGGACAGGGCCTGGCGACCCGGCTGATGGAAGCGGCGATCAGGAAGGCCGTCGAACAGGACGCCGTGCTCATGCCCATATCAGGAGGCAGGGGGCTTTACACGCGCTTGGGCGCCAGGAGGATTGGGCAATACGTGCTCTATACCGTCCCCCGCGACCTCCTGCCCGGGTGCGAAGTGGATATCCGCCGCGCGGAAGCGGAGGACCTGCTCGAAATGACGCGGCTGTATGCGGAAGAGCCCAGCCGATACGTGCGTTCAACAAACGATCTCCGGATGGCGGTCGACGTCGAATGGATCTGCGACCGCGACGGGGAAACCGTGGTGATTCGCGACGGCGGGCGCCCGGTGGCCTACGCGGGAATCCAGAAGCGCCGGCCCGACCGGGAAGGCGAAGCGAGCAGGGCCAGGCTGTGTGAGATAGCCGGTTCCCGGTTCGCGCTGGTGCGCGCGTTGCCGGATTTCTACGAACGCTTCGAAGTGGACTGCATCGAGATCGTCACCACGTCATCCGACCGCGAACTAGCCTCCCTGCTCCGGCCCCACGGCGTGACCGCGGCGCCCCAGGGATTCACGGGCACGGTCCTCGTCCTGCAACCGGAGCGGCTGCTGCGAGCATTCGATGAATACATCGCGGACGTGCTCGGCGCGGGTACATTGACATGGGAGGTTTCAGCGGATTCGGCGGTATTTCGGTGCGGCGGAAAGGATCATGCCGTGGCATCGAGCGACCTTGGCGCTCTCGTCTTCGGCGTGGTGCCACCCGACGAGGATCCGTTCGAGACATTTCCCGCAGGGTTGCTCCGGACCGCGGTGGAGAATGTATTCCCCGTCCAATTGCCCTGGTACGGCTTCAATTTCGTCTGA
- a CDS encoding CocE/NonD family hydrolase has translation MKPVPCPVFFVGVLVLFFLPGPVFGQANADARYIVQNYEKMERYVPMRDGARLFTSIYVPKDDSRTYPILLQRTPYSVAPYGAAYKTRIGPSMLFARDGYIIVYQDVRGRMMSEGEFEAVRPHNPDKASDADIDESTDTYDTVSWLLENVPGHNGRVGVWGISAPGFYATHVLIGAHPAVKIVSPQAPVTDWWIGDDRHHNGAFQLQASFSFLSFYGQPRPAPTTQRATGFRDYGTPDGYRWYLDLGPLSNINEKYLHGENKIWNAMMEHPDYDEFWQARTPLPHLRDVKPAVLVVGGFFDAQDLYGPLKTYAAVEDHNPGIVNHLVMGPWWHGGWARGSGQRYQDIYFDQPTAEHYREAIELPFFNHYLKDGPDPELPEASIFVTGSNRWHAFDRWPPREAREAYLYLAPGGGLSFDRPAGVDDYAEYVSDPEKPVPHTSQVVINRDDRYLIQDQRFAASRPDVLVFESDVLQEVVTVAGDLFANLYVSTTGEDADFIIKLIDVYPDTASYAGANPMNVKMGGFQLMVRGEVMRARYRNSFTYPEPMRPGSVTNVVFDMQDVAHTFRAGHRMMVQVQSSWFPMVDRNPQTWVPSIYDAKEEDYQAATHRVYFSRNAPSHLRMKVLE, from the coding sequence ATGAAACCCGTACCCTGTCCCGTCTTCTTCGTCGGCGTGCTGGTCCTGTTCTTCCTGCCCGGTCCCGTGTTCGGCCAGGCCAACGCCGACGCGCGGTACATCGTCCAGAACTACGAGAAGATGGAGCGCTACGTCCCCATGCGCGATGGGGCCAGGCTGTTCACCTCCATATACGTGCCGAAGGACGATTCGCGGACCTATCCCATCCTGCTGCAGCGCACGCCCTACAGCGTGGCGCCTTACGGGGCGGCGTACAAGACGCGCATCGGTCCGTCCATGCTGTTCGCCCGTGACGGTTACATCATCGTCTACCAGGACGTGCGCGGCCGGATGATGTCGGAAGGGGAATTCGAGGCCGTGCGTCCCCACAACCCGGACAAGGCCTCGGACGCCGACATCGACGAGAGCACCGATACCTACGATACGGTCTCCTGGCTGCTGGAAAACGTGCCGGGCCATAACGGCCGCGTGGGCGTATGGGGCATTTCGGCGCCGGGTTTCTACGCCACCCACGTCCTGATCGGCGCCCATCCCGCCGTGAAGATCGTGTCGCCCCAGGCGCCGGTGACCGACTGGTGGATCGGCGACGACCGCCACCATAACGGCGCGTTCCAGCTGCAGGCCAGCTTCAGTTTCCTGTCCTTCTACGGCCAGCCGCGCCCCGCGCCCACGACACAGCGGGCCACGGGCTTCCGCGACTACGGCACGCCGGACGGCTACCGGTGGTATCTCGATCTCGGGCCCCTGTCGAACATCAACGAGAAATACTTGCACGGAGAGAACAAGATCTGGAACGCCATGATGGAGCATCCCGACTACGACGAATTCTGGCAGGCCCGCACGCCGCTGCCCCACCTGAGGGACGTGAAACCCGCGGTGCTCGTGGTGGGCGGGTTCTTCGACGCCCAGGACCTGTACGGTCCGCTGAAGACCTACGCCGCGGTGGAAGACCACAATCCGGGCATCGTGAACCATCTCGTAATGGGTCCTTGGTGGCACGGCGGATGGGCGCGGGGCAGCGGCCAGCGGTACCAGGACATCTATTTCGATCAACCCACGGCGGAGCATTACCGGGAAGCCATCGAACTGCCCTTCTTCAACCACTACCTGAAGGATGGCCCCGATCCGGAGTTGCCGGAAGCCAGCATCTTCGTCACGGGTTCGAACCGGTGGCACGCCTTCGACCGCTGGCCGCCCCGGGAAGCGCGTGAAGCGTACCTCTACCTGGCGCCCGGCGGCGGACTGTCTTTCGATCGTCCGGCGGGGGTGGACGACTACGCCGAGTACGTGAGCGATCCGGAGAAACCCGTGCCCCACACTTCCCAGGTCGTCATCAACCGGGACGACCGGTACCTCATCCAGGACCAGCGGTTTGCCGCGTCCCGCCCGGACGTGCTCGTCTTCGAGTCGGATGTGCTGCAAGAGGTCGTCACCGTGGCGGGCGACCTGTTCGCCAACCTGTACGTTTCCACGACGGGGGAGGACGCGGATTTCATCATCAAGCTGATCGACGTGTATCCCGATACGGCGAGCTACGCGGGCGCGAACCCCATGAACGTGAAGATGGGCGGGTTCCAGCTCATGGTGCGGGGCGAGGTCATGCGGGCGCGGTATCGGAACAGTTTCACCTATCCCGAGCCCATGCGGCCGGGCAGTGTCACGAACGTCGTCTTCGACATGCAGGACGTTGCCCACACGTTCAGGGCGGGGCACCGCATGATGGTCCAGGTGCAAAGCTCCTGGTTCCCCATGGTGGACCGCAATCCGCAGACTTGGGTACCGAGTATCTACGACGCGAAGGAGGAGGACTACCAGGCGGCGACGCACCGGGTGTACTTCTCCCGGAACGCGCCTTCCCACCTGAGGATGAAGGTGCTGGAGTGA